A genomic stretch from Erigeron canadensis isolate Cc75 chromosome 9, C_canadensis_v1, whole genome shotgun sequence includes:
- the LOC122581715 gene encoding OBERON-like protein: MLPPRQQPRSGVLHTSLSLVPADGGSNSDQIRDSPTESASSRETWPTGDALMLSKQLEREKAKERENGSAEHSVIRHISSSDRMTLRDVSKERVDVIADRMRHLPDEFLDKLKNELRGLIEGMGGHQHREEYILLQKMVLSRTDLTEKTLVMAHRGQLEILVAIKTGIQAFLHPTVSLSQASLIEIFLYKRCRNIACGNQIPAENCNCEICSKRNGFCNLCMCVICSKFDFEVNTCRWIGCDSCSHWTHTDCAIHNAQIGMGPAANGSTGEMLFRCRACMRTSELFGWVKDVFHHCAPSWDREALVRELEYVSRIFRGSEEPRGRKLYWKCGELVEKLKSGVAEPVASKAILSFFQEFDIDPTKHQAGGEGQLMAPQEAFNRIADVVQEAIKKMEMVEEEKVRVTKKARLALEACDQELKDKAREVAALKMERQKKKQQVDELESIVRLKQAEAEMFDLKASEARREAERLQRIALAKADKSEEDYASRYLKQRLHEAEAEKQYLFEKMKLQESSSRASQSSVGVSASEPSQMMMYNKIQDLLKNMYTTPSKGDGQSSDIRSLGSV, encoded by the exons ATGTTGCCTCCACGTCAGCAACCGAGGTCCGGAGTCCTGCACACGTCTTTATCACTTGTACCGGCGGACGGTGGGTCGAATTCTGATCAGATCCGTGATTCGCCGACTGAAAGTGCGAGTTCACGCGAGACTTGGCCGACCGGGGATGCTTTGATGTTATCAAAGCAGTTGGAAAGAGAGAAAGCGAAAGAACGTGAGAATGGTTCTGCTGAACATTCGGTGATTCGGCATATATCTAGCTCGGATAGGATGACGCTACGGGACGTGTCTAAAGAGAGAGTGGATGTAATTGCAGACCGAATGCGACATTTGCCTGACGAGTTTTTGGATAAGTTGAAAAACGAGCTTCGAGGTCTTATTGAAGGAATGGGTGGTCATCAACATAGAGAAGAATATATCTTACTTCAAAAGATGGTTTTGAGTAGAACGGATTTGACGGAAAAAACGCTTGTGATGGCTCACCGTGGACAGCTGGAAATACTAGTTGCTATCAAGACGGGAATCCAAGCGTTTCTCCATCCGACTGTTAGTCTATCGCAAGCGTCACTCATTGAGATATTTCTATACAAAAGGTGTAGAAACATAGCATGTGGAAACCAAATTCCGGCTGAAAATTGTAATTGTGAGATTTGCTCAAAAAGGAACGGTTTTTGTAACCTCTGTATGTGTGTGATATGTAGCAAGTTTGACTTTGAAGTGAATACTTGTAGATGGATAGGGTGTGATTCGTGTTCTCATTGGACACATACAGATTGCGCTATACACAATGCACAGATCGGAATGGGGCCTGCTGCAAATGGAAGCACGGGAGAAATGCTTTTTAGGTGCCGAGCGTGTATGAGGACCTCAGAGCTATTTGGGTGGGTCAAAGATGTGTTCCATCACTGTGCACCGTCGTGGGACCGAGAAGCTCTCGTTCGAGAACTTGAATATGTGAGTAGAATTTTTCGTGGAAGCGAGGAGCCGAGAGGAAGGAAACTGTATTGGAAGTGTGGAGAGCTTGTcgaaaagttgaaaagtggGGTGGCTGAACCTGTGGCTTCTAAAGCAATACTTTCGTTCTTTCAAG AGTTCGACATAGACCCCACAAAGCATCAAGCAGGCGGGGAAGGTCAACTTATGGCCCCACAAGAAGCTTTCAACCGAATTGCAGATGTAGTACAGGAAGCAATCAAAAAGATGGAAATGGTCGAAGAAGAGAAGGTACGTGTCACAAAGAAAGCACGATTAGCCCTCGAGGCCTGTGATCAAGAACTTAAAGACAAAGCTCGGGAAGTAGCAGCACTTAAAATGgaaagacaaaagaaaaaacagCAAGTAGATGAGCTCGAAAGTATAGTCAGGCTTAAACAGGCCGAAGCTGAAATGTTTGACCTCAAAGCCAGTGAGGCTAGACGGGAAGCCGAGAGACTGCAGAGAATTGCACTTGCGAAAGCCGATAAATCAGAGGAGGATTATGCAAGTAGGTATTTGAAACAACGGTTACATGAGGCCGAAGCCGAGAAACAATATTTGTTTGAGAAAATGAAGTTACAGGAAAGTTCATCACGAGCATCACAGAGCAGTGTTGGCGTTAGTGCTAGTGAGCCTTCTCAAATGATGATGTATAATAAGATACAAGATTTGCTAAAGAACATGTATACTACACCCTCGAAAGGAGATGGTCAGTCTAGTGATATTCGCTCGCTAGGTTCTGTTTGA
- the LOC122582988 gene encoding putative pentatricopeptide repeat-containing protein At5g40405 encodes MQVNITSLSRQKIMSIIHNSKQANQFHEILQIHAFLIKTSLQSNNFIITNLLRKFPVNVPENIRYARNVFDEMPSPDTFLWNTMIRAYLNTQNHVECLPLFIKLRRQENLELDSFSLSLVVQACGRSGFVKNGKTIHTQVVKLGFGCDLFVQTGLVEMYVKFGCVVFARKVFGEMKDPDLVSYNVLLAEYVRIREMGLARKVFDSMLIRDLVSWNTMIHGYASFVHMGMSASTVCDTEMAVELYDCNMSREALRLFHEMQLGKFLPDKITVVSVLSACGDLGALDMGKTVHKYIEKNQIEVDIQLGTSLVNMYAKCGDIDNASKVFNGMKKRDVSLWSAMIMGLANHGYGDAALGHFHTMISEGLKPNGITFIGVLSACSHIGLVDDGWKYFNSMHDVYGLTPKIKHYGCMVDILSRAGELDAARDVIRNMPFEPDAIIWRTLLGACKIFKNVELAEEATNEILTLEAHTHENYVLLSNIYSEAKKWDEAITFRSKMEDIRIHKVRGSSSIEVRRAVHDIVSGD; translated from the coding sequence ATGCAGGTCAATATTACTTCACTCTCCCGCCAAAAAATCATGTCCATCATTCACAACTCAAAACAAGCCAACCAATTTCACGAAATTCTCCAAATTCACGCATTCCTTATAAAAACTTCACTTCAATCCAACAACTTCATAATCACAAACCTCCTTCGCAAATTCCCCGTAAACGTCCCCGAAAATATACGTTATGCACGTAACGTGTTCGACGAAATGCCAAGCCCAGACACTTTTCTTTGGAACACTATGATTAGAGCTTACTTGAATACCCAAAACCATGTTGAGTGTCTGCCTTTGTTTATCAAATTACGTCGTCAAGAAAACCTTGAATTAGATAGTTTTAGCTTGTCGCTTGTGGTTCAAGCGTGTGGGAGGTCGGGTTTTGTAAAAAACGGTAAAACGATACATACCCAGGTGGTGAAACTTGGGTTTGGTTGTGATTTGTTTGTTCAGACGGGTTTGGTTGAAATGTATGTGAAGTTTGGGTGTGTGGTGTTTGCTAGGAAAGTTTTTGGTGAAATGAAAGATCCGGACTTGGTTTCGTATAATGTATTGTTGGCAGAATATGTGAGAATCAGGGAAATGGGTTTAGCTAGAAAAGTGTTTGATAGTATGTTGATAAGAGACTTGGTTTCGTGGAATACCATGATTCATGGTTATGCTTCGTTTGTACATATGGGTATGTCGGCTAGTACAGTATGTGATACTGAAATGGCAGTTGAATTGTATGATTGCAACATGTCCCGTGAGGCTTTGAGGCTTTTTCATGAGATGCAGTTGGGTAAATTTTTACCTGATAAAATTACGGTTGTTAGTGTGTTGTCTGCATGTGGAGATTTGGGTGCTTTAGATATGGGTAAGACGGTTCACAAGTACATAGAGAAAAACCAAATTGAAGTAGATATTCAGCTCGGGACTTCTTTAGTCAACATGTATGCAAAATGTGGGGATATCGACAATGCATCAAAGGTTTTTAATGGCATGAAAAAAAGGGACGTGTCTTTATGGAGTGCGATGATTATGGGACTTGCGAACCATGGATATGGAGATGCTGCCCTTGGTCATTTCCATACTATGATATCCGAAGGTCTTAAACCAAATGGCATAACCTTTATAGGCGTTTTAAGTGCGTGCAGTCATATTGGTTTGGTTGACGACGGGTGGAAATACTTCAACTCTATGCACGATGTATATGGACTAACACCAAAAATCAAACATTATGGTTGTATGGTTGATATTCTGAGTCGAGCAGGAGAATTAGATGCAGCTAGAGATGTAATTAGAAATATGCCTTTTGAACCGGATGCAATAATTTGGAGAACACTATTAGGAGCTTGTaagatctttaaaaatgttGAACTGGCCGAAGAAGCTACTAACGAAATACTTACACTAGAAGCTCACACACACGAAAATTATGTGCTTTTATCAAACATCTATTCTGAAGCCAAGAAGTGGGATGAAGCTATCACTTTTAGGAGCAAGATGGAAGATATTAGAATTCATAAGGTTCGTGGGAGCAGTTCAATTGAGGTTCGCCGTGCAGTTCATGATATAGTTTCTGGTGATTGA
- the LOC122581433 gene encoding tRNA nucleotidyltransferase cca2-like isoform X3, producing MARISTKITQLRWFYGSSLTGKSLVPFRKSVIELKNMLFHFPRTHRCSRAMSMTVMVKENIDLTEKEKQIFDGLLQVVYHFKLETKVRVAGGWVRDKLLGKECYDIDIALDDMLGREFCEKVNEYLVSTGEEETQGIGVIQSNPDQSKHLETARMRLFDVWIDFVNLRSEDYADNSRIPTMQFGTAEQDAFRRDLTINSLFYNINTCSVEDLTGRGLDDLRSARVVTPLPPKETFLDDPFRVLRAIRFSARFEFEMAEDLKFAAADNEVKSAIADKISRERIGHEVDLMVSGNQPVKAMAHISELGLLWVVFTPPPNCEPIITDDHDKVCVGFMDVAWGHMLEVGCTFSDEQRRLYLYASLFVPLWKTVYTDNKKKKVPIVNYIFRNSLKLKASDADDVMRLHTAVEKFLSLIPFVLSSEDLQNAEVDWEKEIIDVPPSLKLRILLGLLVKEIKDFWRAALMLSTLLYQDSFSVEVIVGELEKRREVFKEVEQEILKLGLDKVWEVKPLINGKDIIRLLELQKGGPVVSEWQRKLLQWQLAYPSGSVDECVDWMTRQTQLKRSGGQVDR from the exons ATGGCTAGGATTAGTACGAAAATAACACAATTAAGATGGTTTTATGGATCTTCTTTGACAGGGAAGTCCCTTGTTCCTTTTCGTAAAAGTGTCATTGAATTAAAGAACATGCTATTTCATTTTCCAAGAACTCACCGGTGTTCCAGAGCAATGTCAATGACTGTTATGGTGAAGGAAAACATTGATCTCACGGAAAAGGAAAAACAGATATTTGATGGGTTGCTTCAAGTTGTCTATCATTTCAAACTTGAAACCAAGGTCCGAGTTGCTGGCGGGTGGGTGCGTGATAAGCTTTTAGGGAAAGAGTGTTATGATATTGATATTGCTCTTGATGATATGTTGGGGAGAGAGTTTTGTGAAAAGGTGAATGAGTATTTAGTATCTACAGGAGAAGAAGAAACACAAGGGATTGGTGTTATTCAAAGCAATCCCGACCAATCCAAGCATTTGGAAACTGCAAGGATGCGACTTTTTGATGTGTGGATCGATTTTGTGAATCTAAGATCTGAAGATTATGCTGACAACAGTAGAATTCCAACTATGCAATTTGGTACTGCAGAACAAGATGCATTTAGAAGGGATTTGACTATCAACAGTTTGTTTTATAACATCAACACATGCTCAGTTGAAGATCTTACAGGGAGGGGTTTAGATGATCTGCGGTCTGCAAGAGTTGTGACCCCCTTACCACCAAAAGAGACTTTTTTGGATGACCCATTTAGAGTTTTAAGAGCAATTCGTTTTAGTGCCAGGTTCGAGTTTGAAATGGCGGAAGATTTAAAATTTGCCGCTGCAGACAATGAAGTGAAATCTGCAATTGCTGATAAGATTAGCAGAGAACGGATCGGCCATGAGGTAGATCTTATGGTAAGTGGGAACCAACCGGTCAAGGCAATGGCTCACATATCTGAGTTGGGTTTGCTTTGGGTTGTCTTCACGCCGCCGCCAAATTGTGAACCCATAATCACAGATGACCATGATAAGGTTTGTGTAGGATTTATGGATGTGGCATGGGGACACATGCTTGAAGTAGGATGTACCTTTAGTGATGAACAAAGGAGGCTGTATTTGTATGCATCTTTGTTCGTTCCACTTTGGAAAACTGTTTACACagataacaaaaagaaaaaggtacCCATAGTGAATTACATCTTTAGAAATTCCCTTAAGTTGAAAGCCAGTGATGCCGATGATGTTATGAGGCTGCACACTGCAGTTGAGAAGTTTTTGTCTTTGATTCCTTTCGTGTTGTCTAGTGAAGATTTGCAAAATGCTGAAGTTGATTGGGAAAAAGAAATTATTGATGTTCCACCGTCATTGAAATTAAGAATCTTGCTGGGCTTACTTGTCAAGGAGATCAAAGATTTCTGGAGGGCTGCGTTGATGCTGTCCACTCTTTTGTACCAGGACAGTTTTTCTGTTGAGGTTATTGTTGGGGAATTAGAGAAAAGAAGAGAAGTCTTTAAAGAGGTTGAGcaagaaatattgaaacttgGTCTAGATAAAGTGTGGGAAGTTAAGCCTTTAATTAACGGCAAGGATATAATAAGACTTCTGGAGCTACAGAAAGGAGGTCCCGTGGTTAGTGAATGGCAAAGAAAACTGCTACAATGGCAACTTGCTTATCCTTCTGGAAGTGTAGATGAATGTGTTGACTGGATGACAAGGCAAACACAATTGAAGCGTTCAGGTGGACAG GTGGACAGGTGA
- the LOC122581433 gene encoding tRNA nucleotidyltransferase cca2-like isoform X1 → MARISTKITQLRWFYGSSLTGKSLVPFRKSVIELKNMLFHFPRTHRCSRAMSMTVMVKENIDLTEKEKQIFDGLLQVVYHFKLETKVRVAGGWVRDKLLGKECYDIDIALDDMLGREFCEKVNEYLVSTGEEETQGIGVIQSNPDQSKHLETARMRLFDVWIDFVNLRSEDYADNSRIPTMQFGTAEQDAFRRDLTINSLFYNINTCSVEDLTGRGLDDLRSARVVTPLPPKETFLDDPFRVLRAIRFSARFEFEMAEDLKFAAADNEVKSAIADKISRERIGHEVDLMVSGNQPVKAMAHISELGLLWVVFTPPPNCEPIITDDHDKVCVGFMDVAWGHMLEVGCTFSDEQRRLYLYASLFVPLWKTVYTDNKKKKVPIVNYIFRNSLKLKASDADDVMRLHTAVEKFLSLIPFVLSSEDLQNAEVDWEKEIIDVPPSLKLRILLGLLVKEIKDFWRAALMLSTLLYQDSFSVEVIVGELEKRREVFKEVEQEILKLGLDKVWEVKPLINGKDIIRLLELQKGGPVVSEWQRKLLQWQLAYPSGSVDECVDWMTRQTQLKRSGGQVNHQEHCSGGQVDR, encoded by the exons ATGGCTAGGATTAGTACGAAAATAACACAATTAAGATGGTTTTATGGATCTTCTTTGACAGGGAAGTCCCTTGTTCCTTTTCGTAAAAGTGTCATTGAATTAAAGAACATGCTATTTCATTTTCCAAGAACTCACCGGTGTTCCAGAGCAATGTCAATGACTGTTATGGTGAAGGAAAACATTGATCTCACGGAAAAGGAAAAACAGATATTTGATGGGTTGCTTCAAGTTGTCTATCATTTCAAACTTGAAACCAAGGTCCGAGTTGCTGGCGGGTGGGTGCGTGATAAGCTTTTAGGGAAAGAGTGTTATGATATTGATATTGCTCTTGATGATATGTTGGGGAGAGAGTTTTGTGAAAAGGTGAATGAGTATTTAGTATCTACAGGAGAAGAAGAAACACAAGGGATTGGTGTTATTCAAAGCAATCCCGACCAATCCAAGCATTTGGAAACTGCAAGGATGCGACTTTTTGATGTGTGGATCGATTTTGTGAATCTAAGATCTGAAGATTATGCTGACAACAGTAGAATTCCAACTATGCAATTTGGTACTGCAGAACAAGATGCATTTAGAAGGGATTTGACTATCAACAGTTTGTTTTATAACATCAACACATGCTCAGTTGAAGATCTTACAGGGAGGGGTTTAGATGATCTGCGGTCTGCAAGAGTTGTGACCCCCTTACCACCAAAAGAGACTTTTTTGGATGACCCATTTAGAGTTTTAAGAGCAATTCGTTTTAGTGCCAGGTTCGAGTTTGAAATGGCGGAAGATTTAAAATTTGCCGCTGCAGACAATGAAGTGAAATCTGCAATTGCTGATAAGATTAGCAGAGAACGGATCGGCCATGAGGTAGATCTTATGGTAAGTGGGAACCAACCGGTCAAGGCAATGGCTCACATATCTGAGTTGGGTTTGCTTTGGGTTGTCTTCACGCCGCCGCCAAATTGTGAACCCATAATCACAGATGACCATGATAAGGTTTGTGTAGGATTTATGGATGTGGCATGGGGACACATGCTTGAAGTAGGATGTACCTTTAGTGATGAACAAAGGAGGCTGTATTTGTATGCATCTTTGTTCGTTCCACTTTGGAAAACTGTTTACACagataacaaaaagaaaaaggtacCCATAGTGAATTACATCTTTAGAAATTCCCTTAAGTTGAAAGCCAGTGATGCCGATGATGTTATGAGGCTGCACACTGCAGTTGAGAAGTTTTTGTCTTTGATTCCTTTCGTGTTGTCTAGTGAAGATTTGCAAAATGCTGAAGTTGATTGGGAAAAAGAAATTATTGATGTTCCACCGTCATTGAAATTAAGAATCTTGCTGGGCTTACTTGTCAAGGAGATCAAAGATTTCTGGAGGGCTGCGTTGATGCTGTCCACTCTTTTGTACCAGGACAGTTTTTCTGTTGAGGTTATTGTTGGGGAATTAGAGAAAAGAAGAGAAGTCTTTAAAGAGGTTGAGcaagaaatattgaaacttgGTCTAGATAAAGTGTGGGAAGTTAAGCCTTTAATTAACGGCAAGGATATAATAAGACTTCTGGAGCTACAGAAAGGAGGTCCCGTGGTTAGTGAATGGCAAAGAAAACTGCTACAATGGCAACTTGCTTATCCTTCTGGAAGTGTAGATGAATGTGTTGACTGGATGACAAGGCAAACACAATTGAAGCGTTCAGGTGGACAGGTAAACCACCAAGAACATTGTTCAGGTGGACAG GTGGACAGGTGA
- the LOC122581433 gene encoding tRNA nucleotidyltransferase cca2-like isoform X2 — protein sequence MARISTKITQLRWFYGSSLTGKSLVPFRKSVIELKNMLFHFPRTHRCSRAMSMTVMVKENIDLTEKEKQIFDGLLQVVYHFKLETKVRVAGGWVRDKLLGKECYDIDIALDDMLGREFCEKVNEYLVSTGEEETQGIGVIQSNPDQSKHLETARMRLFDVWIDFVNLRSEDYADNSRIPTMQFGTAEQDAFRRDLTINSLFYNINTCSVEDLTGRGLDDLRSARVVTPLPPKETFLDDPFRVLRAIRFSARFEFEMAEDLKFAAADNEVKSAIADKISRERIGHEVDLMVSGNQPVKAMAHISELGLLWVVFTPPPNCEPIITDDHDKVCVGFMDVAWGHMLEVGCTFSDEQRRLYLYASLFVPLWKTVYTDNKKKKVPIVNYIFRNSLKLKASDADDVMRLHTAVEKFLSLIPFVLSSEDLQNAEVDWEKEIIDVPPSLKLRILLGLLVKEIKDFWRAALMLSTLLYQDSFSVEVIVGELEKRREVFKEVEQEILKLGLDKVWEVKPLINGKDIIRLLELQKGGPVVSEWQRKLLQWQLAYPSGSVDECVDWMTRQTQLKRSGGQVNHQEHCSGGQVNP from the coding sequence ATGGCTAGGATTAGTACGAAAATAACACAATTAAGATGGTTTTATGGATCTTCTTTGACAGGGAAGTCCCTTGTTCCTTTTCGTAAAAGTGTCATTGAATTAAAGAACATGCTATTTCATTTTCCAAGAACTCACCGGTGTTCCAGAGCAATGTCAATGACTGTTATGGTGAAGGAAAACATTGATCTCACGGAAAAGGAAAAACAGATATTTGATGGGTTGCTTCAAGTTGTCTATCATTTCAAACTTGAAACCAAGGTCCGAGTTGCTGGCGGGTGGGTGCGTGATAAGCTTTTAGGGAAAGAGTGTTATGATATTGATATTGCTCTTGATGATATGTTGGGGAGAGAGTTTTGTGAAAAGGTGAATGAGTATTTAGTATCTACAGGAGAAGAAGAAACACAAGGGATTGGTGTTATTCAAAGCAATCCCGACCAATCCAAGCATTTGGAAACTGCAAGGATGCGACTTTTTGATGTGTGGATCGATTTTGTGAATCTAAGATCTGAAGATTATGCTGACAACAGTAGAATTCCAACTATGCAATTTGGTACTGCAGAACAAGATGCATTTAGAAGGGATTTGACTATCAACAGTTTGTTTTATAACATCAACACATGCTCAGTTGAAGATCTTACAGGGAGGGGTTTAGATGATCTGCGGTCTGCAAGAGTTGTGACCCCCTTACCACCAAAAGAGACTTTTTTGGATGACCCATTTAGAGTTTTAAGAGCAATTCGTTTTAGTGCCAGGTTCGAGTTTGAAATGGCGGAAGATTTAAAATTTGCCGCTGCAGACAATGAAGTGAAATCTGCAATTGCTGATAAGATTAGCAGAGAACGGATCGGCCATGAGGTAGATCTTATGGTAAGTGGGAACCAACCGGTCAAGGCAATGGCTCACATATCTGAGTTGGGTTTGCTTTGGGTTGTCTTCACGCCGCCGCCAAATTGTGAACCCATAATCACAGATGACCATGATAAGGTTTGTGTAGGATTTATGGATGTGGCATGGGGACACATGCTTGAAGTAGGATGTACCTTTAGTGATGAACAAAGGAGGCTGTATTTGTATGCATCTTTGTTCGTTCCACTTTGGAAAACTGTTTACACagataacaaaaagaaaaaggtacCCATAGTGAATTACATCTTTAGAAATTCCCTTAAGTTGAAAGCCAGTGATGCCGATGATGTTATGAGGCTGCACACTGCAGTTGAGAAGTTTTTGTCTTTGATTCCTTTCGTGTTGTCTAGTGAAGATTTGCAAAATGCTGAAGTTGATTGGGAAAAAGAAATTATTGATGTTCCACCGTCATTGAAATTAAGAATCTTGCTGGGCTTACTTGTCAAGGAGATCAAAGATTTCTGGAGGGCTGCGTTGATGCTGTCCACTCTTTTGTACCAGGACAGTTTTTCTGTTGAGGTTATTGTTGGGGAATTAGAGAAAAGAAGAGAAGTCTTTAAAGAGGTTGAGcaagaaatattgaaacttgGTCTAGATAAAGTGTGGGAAGTTAAGCCTTTAATTAACGGCAAGGATATAATAAGACTTCTGGAGCTACAGAAAGGAGGTCCCGTGGTTAGTGAATGGCAAAGAAAACTGCTACAATGGCAACTTGCTTATCCTTCTGGAAGTGTAGATGAATGTGTTGACTGGATGACAAGGCAAACACAATTGAAGCGTTCAGGTGGACAGGTAAACCACCAAGAACATTGTTCAGGTGGACAGGTAAACCCATAA